Proteins from one Homalodisca vitripennis isolate AUS2020 chromosome 3, UT_GWSS_2.1, whole genome shotgun sequence genomic window:
- the LOC124357238 gene encoding facilitated trehalose transporter Tret1-like, translating to MGQRSRFNLYLAVIAANVGAFSLGSLYNWSSPALIKLSAEDSFLPINIEQSSWIGSLIGIGSIFGPFIGGYLVDNIGRKASMIVSVLIGLVAWAIVYFSTSIWPIYISRVIGGLGGGIIFTTVPLYVAEVAEDDVRSALGSTLNFFFASGYLVEYIFGPLVSYWDLVLVSCVAPMFFFLLCPFIPESPYYYIMKNDVEGAHKSLKTLRKGWQKKDIERELQVIKVSVEEAMKEKGTLLELISTSTNRKALMLSCGAMTFQQMSGINVVLFYSETIFNQAGDIGLSASNATIVVAVILIAFAGVAMPLTKAYGIKNMLIASASGMVVFQTVTGLYFFLLYEGTDLSAVKWLPIFNLVGYVITYSIGYGPLPCAVKGEVFPPNVKGASSAVTVGYSWGLSFVITKLFPYINEICGMYTVFWIFSVSCFLAVLFSVYIMIDTRDMSLQDIQDLLNNQNKSLSRPSTTPRPLQEVTTIT from the exons ATGGGCCAACGGAGTAGATTCAACCTTTATCTGGCAGTTATAGCAG CCAATGTTGGTGCCTTCTCCCTCGGGAGCCTGTACAATTGGTCCTCCCCTGCTCTCATCAAACTTAGTGCTGAAGATTCCTTCCTGCCAATCAATATAGAACAATCCTCATGGATAGGTTCCCTGATAGGCATAGGGTCTATATTTGGGCCATTCATAGGAGGCTACTTAGTGGACAATATCGGACGCAAGGCTTCCATGATCGTGTCAGTGCTGATAGGCCTGGTGGCCTGGGCCATTGTGTACTTTTCAACCTCAATCTGGCCGATCTATATTTCTCGAGTCATCGGTGGCCTGGGCGGTGGTATCATTTTCACTACAGTTCCTCTTTACGTTGCTGAAGTTGCTGAG GACGATGTGCGCAGTGCTCTTGGATCAACTCTAAACTTCTTCTTCGCTTCTGGATATCTTGTAGAGTACATATTTGGGCCCCTTGTCTCATATTGGGATCTAGTCCTGGTGTCCTGTGTTGCACCTATGTTTTTCTTCCTATTGTGTCCTTTCATCCCCGAATCCCCTTATTACTACATTATGAAGAATGATGTTGAGGGTGCTCATAAGTCACTAAAAACGCTCAGGAAAGGTTGGCAGAAGAAAGACATTGAGCGGGAACTACAAGTTataaaa GTGTCAGTTGAGGAAGCTATGAAAGAGAAAGGTACATTATTGGAGTTGATCAGCACCAGTACCAATCGTAAGGCCTTGATGCTCTCTTGTGGTGCCATGACCTTTCAGCAGATGAGTGGCATCAATGTAGTCCTCTTCTATTCAGAGACGATCTTCAACCAGGCCGGAGATATAGGTCTTTCTGCCAGCAATGCTACTATTGTGGTAGCAGTTATTTTAATAGCCTTTGCTGGTGTTGCCATGCCTCTCACCAAGGCTTATGGGATCAAAAATATGTTGATTGCGTCTGCTTCTGGAATGGTAGTTTTTCAG ACAGTAACTGGTCTCTACTTTTTCCTCCTGTATGAAGGAACTGATTTATCTGCTGTGAAATGGCTgccaatttttaatttggttggATATGTCATCACATACTCCATTG GGTATGGACCATTACCTTGTGCTGTCAAAGGAGAAGTGTTTCCGCCGAATGTTAAAGGTGCGTCATCGGCAGTAACTGTGGGATACAGCTGGGGCCTCAGCTTTGTCATCACTAAACTCTTCCCTTATATCAATGAGATATGTGGCATGTACACAGTCTTCTGGATATTCTCTGTCAGTTGTTTCCTGGCTGTCCTGTTCTCCGTCTACATTATGATTGACACCCGTGACATGAGCCTGCAGGATATTCAGGATCTGCTGAACAACCAGAACAAGTCACTATCCCGGCCCTCCACCACTCCAAGGCCATTACAAGAAGTCACAACCATCACGTAA